In a single window of the Agrobacterium vitis genome:
- the fabI gene encoding enoyl-ACP reductase FabI yields MIASMQGKRGLIMGVANNHSIAWGISQALASAGAELAFTYQGEALGKRVKPLAAQLGSDLVLPCDVEDLASVDATFAALRERWGKLDFVVHAIGFSDKNELKGLYADTSRENFTRTMVISCFSFTEIARRAADLMTDGGSLLTLTYGGSTRVIPNYNVMGVAKAALESSMRYLASDYGPRGIRVNALSAGPVRTLAGAGISDARAIFSWNQKNAPLRRTPTIEDIGGSALYLLSDLSRCVTGEIHYVDGGYNITSLPALGVLRSNDAE; encoded by the coding sequence ATGATCGCTTCCATGCAAGGTAAACGCGGGCTCATCATGGGCGTTGCGAACAATCACTCGATTGCCTGGGGCATTTCCCAGGCTCTCGCCTCCGCAGGTGCCGAACTGGCCTTCACCTATCAGGGCGAAGCACTTGGCAAGCGCGTCAAGCCGCTGGCTGCTCAGCTCGGCTCGGATCTTGTTCTGCCTTGTGATGTCGAGGATCTGGCCTCTGTTGATGCGACCTTTGCCGCGCTTAGAGAGCGCTGGGGCAAGCTCGATTTTGTCGTTCATGCCATAGGCTTTTCCGACAAGAACGAGCTGAAAGGCCTCTATGCCGACACATCGAGGGAAAATTTCACCCGCACCATGGTGATTTCCTGCTTTTCCTTCACGGAAATTGCCCGGCGTGCAGCCGACTTGATGACGGATGGCGGATCGCTGCTGACGCTCACCTATGGCGGCTCCACGCGGGTTATTCCCAATTACAACGTCATGGGCGTTGCCAAAGCGGCGCTGGAATCTTCCATGCGCTATCTGGCCAGCGATTACGGCCCACGCGGCATTCGCGTCAACGCCCTTTCGGCTGGCCCGGTGCGCACACTGGCCGGTGCAGGCATTTCCGATGCCCGCGCCATTTTCAGCTGGAACCAGAAGAATGCACCGCTGCGCCGCACGCCCACCATCGAGGACATCGGCGGGTCGGCGCTCTATCTGCTCTCAGATCTGTCCAGATGCGTAACCGGCGAAATCCATTACGTCGATGGTGGCTATAACATCACGTCACTGCCAGCCCTGGGTGTGCTGCGCAGCAATGACGCTGAATAG